The nucleotide sequence CCCATCGAGATACCGAGTCTTCATGACGCTTGCCCTTCTCGCGGATCACGGCCCATAACGGGTCACCACGGCCACTCGCTGCATCGATCGGCGAGGCAACGACTGATCCGGCTGTCAATCTAGACGCATATGACATGCAAATACCATAATCAATTCGGATGCCATACAAATGTCAGATGCCGAGGAACTGTCGCTGTTGACCGAACGCGTGGCCCAACTGGAAGGCGGCCTATCGCCGTCCGAGCGCACGCTCTATGCGACGCTGCAGGCGAATCTCGAGAATCTGGCATTCGAGACCGGCGCGAGCCTCGCGAAGAAGAGCGGCGTGAGCCCGAACACGGTCAGCCGGTTTCTACGGCGACTCGGCTACAAGGGCTTGAACGGGCTCAAGGATGCTCTGCGCGACGAACTGCGCTCGCGGTCGTTGCTCAACGCCACGCTGGTCGAGCGTGTCGAGCACCAGCCCGCGGATCTGATGGGCCATCTCAACGCCGAGATCAATGCGCTCAAGGATTTCGCCGAGCAACTCGGCGGCGCCCACTGGCGGGCCATTGTGGCACGCGTGGCCGAGGCCGAGCGCGTGTTCGTCTGCGGCTTTCAGACCGTGCGCGGCCTGGCGGAGGATTTCGCCAACCGGCTCGCGCTGGTGCGCCCCGGCGTGGAATTCATCGATCTGTACAGCGGCGTGCTGGGCCAGTGGATCGACAGCCGCGACGCGCGCTGCTGCGTGATCCTGATCGATATCACACCCTACGCCAAGGCCGGAATCACCTTCGCCAACGATTGTCTGGCCAGCGAAACCGATCTGGTGGTGTTCAGCGATGAATACGGCATCGCCCGCTATATCGATACGCCCTATATCGTCAGCATGAAGACCCAGACCGGCCTGATCCTGG is from Salinisphaera sp. LB1 and encodes:
- a CDS encoding MurR/RpiR family transcriptional regulator — translated: MSDAEELSLLTERVAQLEGGLSPSERTLYATLQANLENLAFETGASLAKKSGVSPNTVSRFLRRLGYKGLNGLKDALRDELRSRSLLNATLVERVEHQPADLMGHLNAEINALKDFAEQLGGAHWRAIVARVAEAERVFVCGFQTVRGLAEDFANRLALVRPGVEFIDLYSGVLGQWIDSRDARCCVILIDITPYAKAGITFANDCLASETDLVVFSDEYGIARYIDTPYIVSMKTQTGLILESTGGLTSALNVLLHCVAAEHKTDLRERMEAYRARVQNLRLYTK